One part of the Candidatus Eisenbacteria bacterium genome encodes these proteins:
- a CDS encoding response regulator: protein MKKQPSLHSLLQRQLRRHLGNVDTCTAELKNFIEAVNAAYIQSDEDRKMIERSLDLSSKELLEANSEIRAVVQALPDLFYRVDSNGVIIDCKASHSPDLLIPAGQQIGKRIQDIPEPEIGGRFHQMIQETHRDGKLRSFEYELTIKGNLYHYEARIVPLTEDQMILFVRNITERKRAEEEIHLAKSAAEKTALAKSEFLATMSHEIRTPMNGVIGMISLLLDTDLDEEQREFAKTLKKSADALLTLINDILDFSKIEAGKLDIESIEFPIRTIVEEASNIVAERACRKKLELIYLIPPHVPKVVIGDPNRIRQILLNLLGNAIKFTQQGEVLVQVNVEEENSDSMLIRFEVNDTGIGIPKEMHSTLFQPFTQIDSSTTRRYGGTGLGLVISRTLVELMGGSIGFDSILGEGSCFHFTSKVGKCAAVPRNDFAAAEDWRNLNVLLVDDHPSTRFSIAQDLEAWGMNVCSQWSGEGAMNRLEKAKEEGCKIDLAIIDANMPEMDGFELARRIKETPSWRRLPIIFLTPAMPWRQRAEALGIDTPISVQKPANLSHLYAAITKSLVHEMPDIKEAA, encoded by the coding sequence ATGAAAAAGCAGCCTAGTTTGCACAGCCTTCTCCAGCGGCAACTTAGGCGCCACCTGGGAAATGTTGATACCTGCACGGCCGAGCTGAAGAACTTCATTGAGGCCGTGAATGCCGCTTATATTCAGTCGGATGAAGACCGGAAAATGATCGAGCGATCGCTTGATCTGAGCTCAAAAGAATTACTGGAAGCTAACTCTGAGATCCGCGCTGTGGTTCAAGCCCTTCCGGACCTCTTTTATCGCGTGGATAGCAACGGCGTGATTATTGACTGCAAGGCGTCGCATTCTCCCGATCTTCTCATTCCAGCGGGTCAGCAGATTGGCAAGAGGATTCAGGATATTCCGGAACCCGAAATCGGTGGGCGCTTTCACCAGATGATCCAGGAAACACACCGGGATGGAAAGCTTAGAAGTTTTGAGTATGAGCTCACCATCAAGGGAAACTTGTATCATTACGAGGCCCGGATCGTTCCGCTGACCGAAGATCAAATGATTCTCTTCGTGAGGAACATCACCGAGCGCAAGAGAGCGGAGGAAGAGATCCATCTGGCCAAATCGGCGGCCGAGAAGACGGCACTGGCAAAGAGCGAGTTTCTCGCAACAATGAGCCATGAGATCCGAACCCCTATGAATGGCGTCATCGGGATGATCAGCCTCCTCCTTGACACCGATCTGGATGAAGAACAACGGGAGTTTGCAAAGACGCTGAAAAAATCGGCGGATGCTCTTCTGACCCTTATAAATGATATCCTCGATTTTTCGAAGATTGAGGCCGGAAAACTCGACATTGAATCGATTGAATTTCCGATCCGTACAATTGTTGAGGAAGCATCGAACATTGTGGCGGAACGCGCCTGTCGCAAAAAACTTGAATTGATTTATCTCATACCTCCTCATGTTCCCAAGGTTGTCATTGGAGATCCCAACCGGATCCGGCAGATCCTTCTCAACCTTCTAGGAAACGCCATCAAATTCACCCAACAGGGAGAGGTCTTGGTGCAGGTCAACGTTGAAGAGGAGAATTCCGATTCGATGCTGATTCGCTTTGAAGTCAATGATACCGGCATCGGGATTCCCAAGGAAATGCACTCGACCCTGTTTCAGCCTTTCACCCAGATTGACAGCTCGACCACGCGGAGATATGGCGGCACCGGTCTCGGACTCGTCATTTCACGAACGCTGGTGGAACTGATGGGTGGGTCCATTGGTTTTGATAGCATTCTCGGCGAAGGAAGCTGCTTCCATTTTACAAGCAAAGTGGGGAAGTGCGCCGCAGTACCGCGGAATGACTTCGCTGCCGCCGAGGATTGGCGAAATCTCAATGTTCTTCTGGTCGATGACCATCCATCGACCCGGTTCTCCATTGCACAGGATTTGGAAGCATGGGGAATGAATGTTTGCTCCCAGTGGAGCGGTGAAGGAGCAATGAACCGGCTCGAAAAGGCAAAAGAAGAAGGCTGCAAAATCGATCTCGCTATCATCGACGCAAATATGCCGGAAATGGATGGATTTGAGCTGGCCCGCAGAATCAAGGAAACACCCTCTTGGCGCCGCCTGCCTATTATTTTTCTGACGCCCGCGATGCCATGGAGACAAAGAGCCGAAGCTTTGGGTATTGATACCCCAATATCCGTGCAGAAGCCGGCCAATCTGTCTCATCTTTATGCCGCTATTACAAAATCGCTGGTTCATGAAATGCCGGATATTAAAGAGGCCGCCTGA
- a CDS encoding ABC transporter permease — protein MRILGLLKVGVKSILKNRMRSLLTMLGIIIGVAAVIVMVAIGRGVQMDIEKQISALGTNLIIIFPGASMQGGISQGAGSLNRLTLDDADILIQEAKFLGGVSPLVMVGDQVIGGGKNWNTSIQGVSVEYLDIRDWSLSHGTFFTERDVTIKNKVAVLGHTVAEELFPGQNPVGERIQIRNIPFTIIGILEEKGQNAMGMDQDDIVLAPSTTVAYRLSGEQRIRMILASAVSPDFMDEAQMEITTLLRREHRLNPDQGNDFTLRNQTEITETASETSRILTILLGSIACVSLIVGGIGIMNIMLVTVTERTREIGIRLAIGARGRDVLIQFLIEAVVLSLTGGFLGVLSGLAASLFMNQFTNITTWVDPAVVFMAFSFSGAVGIFFGFYPARKAAALDPIEALRYA, from the coding sequence ATGCGAATCCTAGGCCTTCTCAAAGTGGGGGTGAAAAGCATTCTAAAGAATAGAATGCGGAGCCTCTTGACGATGCTGGGGATCATCATCGGTGTGGCGGCGGTCATTGTCATGGTGGCGATCGGTCGCGGTGTTCAAATGGATATTGAAAAACAGATTTCCGCGCTGGGCACAAACCTCATCATTATCTTTCCGGGAGCAAGCATGCAGGGCGGCATCAGTCAGGGAGCCGGAAGCTTGAACCGTCTGACACTTGATGATGCCGACATTTTGATCCAAGAAGCCAAGTTTCTTGGAGGCGTCTCCCCTCTCGTCATGGTCGGGGATCAGGTCATCGGAGGCGGAAAGAATTGGAATACATCTATTCAAGGCGTTTCCGTGGAATATCTTGATATCCGGGATTGGTCATTATCCCACGGTACCTTCTTTACCGAGAGGGATGTGACGATCAAAAATAAAGTCGCGGTTCTCGGCCATACGGTCGCAGAAGAGCTGTTCCCCGGTCAAAATCCGGTGGGTGAGCGAATTCAGATCCGCAACATTCCATTCACAATAATCGGCATTCTCGAGGAAAAGGGGCAAAACGCCATGGGTATGGATCAGGATGATATCGTCCTCGCCCCTTCGACGACCGTCGCCTACCGGTTGAGCGGCGAGCAGCGGATTCGGATGATTCTTGCCAGTGCCGTCTCCCCCGATTTCATGGATGAAGCACAAATGGAGATTACGACACTTCTGCGCCGCGAACACAGGCTCAATCCCGACCAAGGAAATGATTTCACATTGCGAAACCAGACCGAGATCACCGAAACGGCGTCGGAAACAAGCCGGATACTGACGATCCTTCTCGGTTCCATTGCCTGTGTCTCTTTGATCGTGGGAGGCATCGGTATCATGAACATCATGCTTGTCACGGTAACAGAGCGGACACGTGAAATCGGCATTCGACTTGCGATCGGCGCACGGGGAAGGGATGTCCTTATACAATTTCTGATTGAAGCCGTCGTGCTCAGTCTTACCGGTGGATTTCTCGGCGTTCTCTCGGGACTCGCCGCTTCTTTGTTTATGAATCAATTCACCAATATCACAACATGGGTGGATCCCGCCGTTGTCTTCATGGCCTTCTCGTTTTCCGGCGCCGTCGGGATCTTCTTCGGATTTTACCCCGCCCGCAAGGCGGCGGCGCTCGACCCCATCGAGGCCCTTCGCTATGCCTAA
- a CDS encoding FIST C-terminal domain-containing protein — protein MKVEQRHWSESEGWSEMRGDGLGEKAQLVFVFAGTSIIEREDLLSDLYRAYPNAHIFGCSTAGEICSTEVSDDTLVATAIEFKSTRFQIVTEEIPNSDQSRSVGRRLARAFDPKGLVHIFLLSDGLNINGSELVKGLLKNLPKEVTATGGLSGDGTRFGRTFVIKEGKAKRNLVAAIGFYGGDLHIGYASLGGWDTFGPERLVTKSEGNILYQLDGKSALVLYKEYLGEHAGGLPSTALLFPLNVKVPGNERAVVRTILAIDEEKQSMTFAGDIPEGSYAQLMRANFDRLIDGAAGAATASYEAGGSRTPDLAILISCVGRKLVLNQRVEEEIECVRDVLGQHTVLTGFYSYGEISPFSPNAKCELHNQTMTITTMWEDEKAA, from the coding sequence ATGAAAGTCGAACAGAGACACTGGTCCGAATCGGAAGGTTGGAGTGAGATGCGAGGGGATGGTCTTGGAGAGAAAGCCCAGCTTGTCTTTGTTTTTGCCGGCACCTCGATCATTGAGCGGGAAGACCTTTTATCGGACCTGTACCGAGCTTATCCCAACGCACATATCTTTGGGTGTTCGACCGCGGGTGAGATTTGCAGCACTGAGGTGAGTGACGATACGCTCGTGGCGACGGCGATTGAGTTCAAGAGCACCCGGTTTCAGATTGTCACCGAAGAAATCCCCAACAGTGATCAAAGCCGCAGCGTAGGAAGGCGGCTGGCCCGTGCGTTCGATCCCAAGGGATTGGTCCATATCTTTCTCCTTTCCGATGGGCTCAATATCAATGGCAGTGAGCTGGTCAAGGGTTTGTTAAAAAATCTTCCTAAAGAGGTCACGGCAACAGGAGGACTCTCTGGTGATGGAACCCGTTTCGGCCGGACTTTTGTCATCAAAGAGGGCAAGGCAAAGCGGAATCTCGTGGCGGCGATCGGATTCTATGGGGGCGACTTGCACATAGGTTATGCATCGCTTGGGGGCTGGGATACATTCGGCCCGGAACGGCTTGTGACAAAATCCGAGGGCAACATTCTTTATCAACTGGATGGCAAATCGGCCCTGGTCCTCTACAAGGAATATCTCGGTGAACATGCCGGGGGGCTCCCATCAACGGCTCTTCTCTTTCCACTAAATGTTAAAGTTCCAGGAAACGAGCGCGCGGTGGTACGGACCATATTAGCTATTGATGAAGAAAAGCAGAGTATGACATTTGCAGGCGATATTCCGGAAGGCAGTTACGCGCAGCTTATGAGAGCGAATTTTGATCGCCTGATCGATGGTGCGGCGGGCGCTGCGACGGCAAGTTATGAAGCCGGCGGCTCGAGAACCCCGGATCTCGCAATCCTCATCAGTTGTGTCGGCCGGAAACTGGTTCTGAATCAACGTGTCGAAGAGGAAATCGAATGCGTCAGGGATGTCTTGGGACAGCATACTGTTTTGACGGGCTTTTATTCCTATGGCGAGATCTCCCCTTTTTCGCCGAACGCCAAATGTGAGCTGCATAATCAGACGATGACCATTACGACCATGTGGGAAGATGAAAAAGCAGCCTAG
- a CDS encoding ABC transporter ATP-binding protein, translated as MIEASAIIKIYRAGSTSVAALQGVDLCVGDGEFIAIMGTSGSGKSTLMNILGCLDRPTKGEYRLDGIPVHKMKPDEMAAVRNEKIGFVFQGFNLLSRTSAQENVELPLLYDRTHRMKNPREAAADALAQVGLGDRKHHDPNQLSGGEQQRVAVARAIVSRPAILMADEPTGNLDSKTTVEILDLFKELNNQGMTILMVTHEWDVAQRARRIIEMCDGRIVSDKSRSHEKALPSHLCLSIKEPDRGGWICES; from the coding sequence ATCATCGAAGCATCAGCAATAATAAAAATCTATAGAGCCGGTTCGACATCGGTGGCGGCGCTGCAGGGCGTGGATCTCTGTGTTGGCGACGGCGAGTTCATTGCCATCATGGGAACATCAGGTTCCGGGAAATCAACGTTGATGAATATTTTGGGCTGTCTGGACCGCCCTACCAAGGGAGAGTACAGGTTGGATGGTATTCCTGTGCACAAAATGAAACCGGATGAGATGGCGGCTGTCCGAAACGAGAAAATTGGCTTTGTTTTTCAGGGATTTAACCTGCTTTCGCGAACATCGGCCCAGGAAAATGTTGAACTTCCACTCCTCTATGACCGGACACATCGGATGAAGAATCCAAGAGAAGCGGCGGCGGACGCTCTGGCCCAGGTAGGTCTTGGTGATCGAAAACACCATGACCCCAACCAGCTCTCAGGAGGAGAGCAGCAACGCGTTGCCGTCGCCCGCGCCATTGTCAGCAGACCCGCCATCCTTATGGCCGATGAGCCGACCGGGAATCTCGACAGCAAAACAACCGTAGAAATCTTGGATCTATTCAAAGAACTCAACAATCAAGGCATGACAATCCTTATGGTCACGCATGAATGGGATGTCGCTCAGCGGGCGCGGCGGATCATAGAAATGTGCGATGGGAGAATTGTCAGCGATAAGAGCCGCAGCCATGAGAAGGCCCTTCCATCGCATCTTTGTTTGTCAATCAAAGAACCGGATAGAGGGGGATGGATATGCGAATCCTAG
- a CDS encoding HAMP domain-containing protein yields MKLLRSPSLFVTFAGSFLAVLIIATIIQAVIIFAVVEPIALGWMEERTVTLTRETALEVGRVLEARPDADIKEILRKRSAASPFVILLFQGIDGRIITSHDDPPQLRDRFPGILEGRIRDDGDSSSMRPFPPPDFAKDHRRSRILARYPVDTASGRLGDIVALPSLRPPGPMGLATPSRLILYLPLAILIAGLAGLLMFRIFVRRLHELETLAAKITEGDLEARIPDPGADEIGRLGSRFNKMTESLAEARRNVEESDRQRRRLLADISHELATPLTSIRGYAETLLNTSVSLSPAERVDYLEDVLEEARRMDFLIQDLLELTRLEAGAIPLTMERLDWISLCRNTIERFLPRFKAEGLNLHWTGSLDEAWITADGRRLEQLLENLLINTLRYVPSGGLVNISIQQPPENHSSHYRLVVEDNGPGFPPEDLNHVFDRFYQGDPARASGGSGLGLAIVKEITLRHGGSIRAENSKNSGAVIIVDLPVTASINKLV; encoded by the coding sequence ATGAAACTTCTTCGATCCCCTAGTCTGTTCGTTACATTTGCCGGCTCATTCTTGGCCGTTCTCATCATCGCCACCATCATCCAGGCAGTCATTATTTTCGCGGTTGTCGAGCCGATCGCCTTGGGATGGATGGAAGAGCGCACCGTAACACTGACACGTGAAACGGCTCTAGAGGTCGGCCGGGTGCTTGAGGCGAGGCCCGACGCGGATATAAAAGAAATTCTGAGAAAACGAAGCGCGGCGTCTCCCTTCGTCATTCTTCTGTTTCAAGGCATCGATGGACGCATCATCACTTCCCACGACGACCCTCCTCAATTGAGGGATCGGTTCCCCGGGATTCTTGAAGGAAGGATCCGGGATGACGGCGATTCCTCCTCAATGAGACCGTTTCCACCACCCGATTTCGCCAAGGATCACCGCAGATCCAGGATCCTGGCCCGGTATCCCGTGGACACGGCGTCCGGAAGGTTGGGTGACATCGTCGCCTTGCCTTCCCTCAGACCGCCCGGCCCCATGGGCCTAGCCACCCCGAGCCGCTTGATCCTCTATCTTCCTCTTGCCATTCTTATTGCAGGTTTGGCCGGATTATTAATGTTCAGGATCTTCGTCCGCCGTCTACACGAATTGGAGACCCTCGCCGCAAAAATCACCGAGGGCGACTTGGAAGCCCGAATACCCGATCCGGGCGCAGATGAGATCGGCAGGCTGGGTTCGCGCTTCAACAAAATGACGGAAAGTCTAGCCGAGGCCCGAAGAAATGTTGAAGAAAGTGACCGGCAGCGGCGCCGGTTGTTGGCCGATATTTCCCACGAGCTGGCGACGCCGTTAACGTCGATCCGCGGTTATGCGGAGACCCTTCTCAACACATCCGTCTCACTATCACCTGCAGAGAGGGTGGACTATTTGGAAGATGTGCTGGAGGAAGCCCGGCGGATGGATTTCTTGATTCAGGATCTCCTGGAACTAACCCGACTCGAAGCGGGCGCCATCCCCCTAACGATGGAACGACTTGACTGGATCTCCCTCTGCAGGAATACCATCGAGCGTTTTCTTCCAAGGTTTAAAGCCGAGGGGCTGAACCTCCATTGGACGGGATCATTGGATGAGGCATGGATTACGGCGGATGGACGAAGGCTGGAACAGCTGCTTGAAAACCTGCTCATCAACACGCTCCGTTATGTCCCCTCCGGCGGTTTGGTGAATATTTCAATCCAACAACCACCCGAGAATCATTCATCCCATTACCGGCTGGTGGTCGAGGATAACGGCCCGGGCTTTCCGCCGGAAGATCTCAACCACGTCTTCGACCGATTTTACCAGGGCGATCCTGCTCGTGCCTCCGGCGGGAGCGGTCTCGGCCTGGCTATTGTTAAAGAAATCACACTGCGGCACGGCGGCTCAATCAGGGCCGAAAACAGTAAAAACTCCGGGGCCGTGATCATTGTCGACCTCCCCGTGACGGCATCGATAAATAAACTCGTTTGA
- a CDS encoding response regulator transcription factor translates to MSQKILIIEDDRRIATLVRKNLEAAGFTCHTIHEGTSVFQEFQRFQPALVVMDIMLPGIDGLELTRRIRSSSNVSILMLTARSSEADKVLGLEIGADDYLTKPFSTLELVARVRALLRRATKNTDGEILIRGELMIDPGRRIVEHRSNPVELTSLEFDLLYFLASRAGRVYTREALMEQVWGEDRVVDPRSIDSLVSRLRRKLETDPAKPEYLQTVWGAGYRFPEYHTQ, encoded by the coding sequence ATGTCCCAGAAAATCCTTATCATAGAGGATGATCGCCGGATCGCGACGCTTGTGAGAAAAAACCTCGAAGCGGCGGGATTTACATGTCACACCATTCATGAAGGGACATCCGTGTTTCAGGAGTTCCAGCGATTCCAACCCGCTTTGGTCGTCATGGACATCATGCTCCCCGGTATTGACGGATTGGAGTTGACCCGACGCATTCGAAGTTCCAGCAACGTATCAATCCTAATGTTGACGGCGAGGAGTAGCGAAGCCGACAAGGTTCTTGGCCTTGAAATCGGGGCCGATGACTATCTCACAAAACCCTTCAGCACACTGGAGCTGGTCGCGCGCGTAAGGGCCCTTCTGCGCCGGGCAACAAAAAATACCGACGGCGAGATCCTCATTCGCGGTGAGCTAATGATCGACCCCGGCCGTCGGATTGTTGAACATAGATCGAACCCTGTCGAGCTGACTTCCCTCGAATTCGATCTCCTATACTTTCTCGCCTCACGCGCCGGCCGTGTTTACACACGCGAAGCCCTGATGGAACAGGTTTGGGGTGAGGATCGGGTTGTCGATCCCCGTTCTATCGACAGCCTCGTCAGCCGGCTTCGCCGGAAACTCGAAACCGATCCCGCGAAGCCCGAATATTTACAGACCGTATGGGGAGCCGGATACCGCTTCCCCGAGTACCACACACAATGA
- a CDS encoding efflux RND transporter periplasmic adaptor subunit, which produces MKRIWFAVGIVCLLAMGVWRFAFGSGNSPENRFSLDTISKGNIRTLISGTGTLNPTETVDIGTQISGTIAEIYVDFNDQVQSGQILAKLDTSLLEISVRDAEAELAKIHAQCDQAAQNMNRYTPLHEQGLISDEGYIAYQTNSAILQASLKSAQAALDRARINLDDACIRSPIAGVVIQRNIEEGQTVAASLSTPTLFTIAKDLRCMQILAQVDENDIGSIRDGQSVEFSVAAYPSELFTGRVTQIRLQPEIVQNVVNYIVVIETENPVHLLLPGMTATVDFIVEEVQDILTIANSALKFQPSREIQSRYLSEFSNGDRGPQVNSSNRQPYATGQSANPIDGSHPGEPAVSRSSESAGFWYLDETNRLKRAFVETGITDGVRTEIAAIDNTLIGRAVITGQLQEQKNSSGKSFMAPKGRLP; this is translated from the coding sequence ATGAAACGGATATGGTTCGCTGTCGGCATTGTCTGCCTTCTCGCCATGGGAGTCTGGCGGTTCGCCTTTGGCTCGGGGAATTCCCCCGAGAATAGATTCTCACTGGATACCATCTCAAAAGGGAATATCCGCACACTCATCTCCGGCACAGGGACTCTGAATCCCACGGAAACAGTGGATATCGGGACTCAAATCTCCGGAACCATTGCGGAAATTTATGTCGATTTTAATGACCAAGTGCAATCGGGTCAGATTTTAGCGAAGCTGGATACGTCATTATTGGAGATCTCCGTCCGGGATGCCGAGGCTGAGTTGGCGAAGATTCATGCTCAATGCGATCAGGCGGCGCAAAACATGAATCGTTACACTCCGCTGCATGAGCAGGGTTTGATTTCCGACGAAGGGTATATCGCTTATCAGACAAACTCCGCCATTCTGCAGGCCTCCCTAAAATCGGCACAGGCAGCCCTGGATCGGGCACGGATCAACCTGGATGATGCCTGCATCCGTTCACCCATTGCCGGAGTTGTCATTCAGCGGAATATTGAAGAGGGACAAACAGTCGCGGCAAGTCTGTCGACACCGACATTGTTTACAATTGCAAAAGACCTTCGTTGCATGCAGATCCTCGCCCAGGTCGATGAAAATGATATCGGTTCAATTCGTGATGGCCAATCGGTGGAATTCTCAGTCGCAGCCTATCCCAGTGAACTCTTTACAGGCCGTGTGACGCAGATCCGTCTGCAGCCGGAAATAGTTCAGAATGTCGTAAACTATATCGTCGTCATTGAAACGGAAAACCCAGTCCATCTCCTCCTCCCCGGTATGACAGCAACAGTGGATTTTATTGTAGAAGAAGTCCAGGACATACTTACGATTGCGAATTCCGCTTTAAAATTCCAGCCATCAAGGGAAATTCAATCCCGGTATCTTTCCGAATTTTCTAATGGAGACCGCGGACCCCAAGTGAATTCATCAAATCGGCAACCCTACGCGACGGGGCAATCAGCAAACCCGATCGATGGGTCCCATCCTGGGGAGCCCGCGGTCTCCAGATCTTCTGAATCAGCAGGATTCTGGTATCTCGACGAAACTAACAGGCTTAAACGAGCGTTTGTGGAGACAGGCATCACGGACGGGGTTCGAACGGAAATAGCGGCCATCGATAATACCCTGATCGGCCGAGCGGTCATCACCGGGCAGCTACAGGAACAAAAGAACTCATCCGGAAAATCGTTTATGGCGCCCAAAGGTCGTTTGCCCTAG